One genomic region from Enoplosus armatus isolate fEnoArm2 chromosome 17, fEnoArm2.hap1, whole genome shotgun sequence encodes:
- the wipi2 gene encoding WD repeat domain phosphoinositide-interacting protein 2 isoform X2 — protein sequence MNLASQSGDAGGSQLLFANFNQDNTSLAVGTKSGYKFFSLSSVDKLEQIYECTDTEDVCIVERLFSSSLVAIVSLKAPRKLKVCHFKKGTEICNYSYSNTILAVKLNRQRLIVCLEESLYIHNIRDMKVLHTIRETPPNPSGLCALSISNDNCYLAYPGSATIGEVQVFDTVNLRAANMIPAHDSPLAALAFDASGTKLATASEKGTVIRVFSIPEGQKLFEFRRGVKRCVSICSLAFSMEGLYLSASSNTETVHIFKLETQKEKPAEEPTTWGGYLGKVLMVSTTYLPSQVTEMFTQGRAFATVRLPFCGHKNICALAVIQKIPRLLVAAADGYLYLYNLDPQEGGECTLMKQHRLDGSAEPSNEILEQGSHDRPLVAQTYSAAVTKGYCEEQGAVGGAGLEDDLNDLRLEEENEQPPLILETD from the exons ATGAACTTGGCCAGTCAAAGCGGGGATGCTGGCGGAAGCCAGCTTCTCTTCGCCAACTTTAACCAGGACAACAC GTCCTTAGCTGTTGGCACCAAATCAGGATACAAGTTTTTCTCCTTGTCCTCTGTGGACAAATTGGAGCAGATATATGAATGTA CGGACACAGAGGATGTGTGTATCGTGGAGCGTCTGTTCTCCAGCAGCCTGGTGGCCATTGTCAGCCTGAAGGCTCCCAGGAAGCTCAAAGTCTGTCACTTCAAGAAGGGAACTGAGATCTGCAACTATTCCTATTCCAACACCATACTGGCCGTCAAGCTCAACAGACAG AGGCTGATAGTGTGTCTGGAGGAGTCGCTTTACATTCACAACATCAGAGACATGAAAGTGCTGCACACTATCAGAGAAACTCCGCCCAACCCATCAG GATTGTGCGCCCTTTCCATCAGCAACGATAACTGCTATCTGGCCTACCCCGGCAGTGCCACGATAGGAGAAGTTCAAGTGTTCGACACGGTCAACCTG CGAGCAGCTAATATGATTCCAGCCCACGACAGCCCATTAGCGGCTCTGGCTTTTGATGCCAGCGGAACCAAACTGGCCACAGCCTCAGAGAAG GGCACAGTCATTCGTGTCTTCTCTATCCCAGAGGGACAGAAGCTCTTTGAGTTTCGAAGAGGAGTCAAGAG GTGTGTGAGCATCTGCTCATTGGCGTTCAGTATGGAAGGCCTGTACCTGTCAGCCTCCAGCAACACAGAGACGGTCCACATCTTCAAATTAGAGACGCAGAAGGAGAA gccagCGGAGGAGCCCACCACATGGGGAGGGTACCTTGGCAAGGTCCTGATGGTGTCCACCACCTACCTGCCTTCCCAGGTTACGGAAATGTTCACCCAGGGGCGAGCCTTCGCCACCGTACGTCTGCCCTTCTGTGGACATAAGAACATCTGCGCCTTAGCTGT GATTCAGAAGATTCCCAGGTTGTTGGTGGCAGCGGCTGATGGCTACTTGTATCTGTACAACCTGGATCCACAAGAGGGAGGGGAGTGCACACTTATGAAGCAGCACAG GTTAGACGGCAGCGCTGAGCCATCCAACGAGATCCTTGAGCAGGGGTCACATGACCGCCCACTTGTCGCCCAAACCTACAGTGCTGCTGTCACTAAAG GTTACTGCGAAGAGCAAGGTGCCGTGGGAGGGGCGGGGCTAGAGGATGACCTCAACGACTTGCGCTTAGAGGAAGAGAACGAGCAACCGCCGCTCATCCTTGAAACTGACTGA
- the wipi2 gene encoding WD repeat domain phosphoinositide-interacting protein 2 isoform X3: MNLASQSGDAGGSQLLFANFNQDNTSLAVGTKSGYKFFSLSSVDKLEQIYECTDTEDVCIVERLFSSSLVAIVSLKAPRKLKVCHFKKGTEICNYSYSNTILAVKLNRQRLIVCLEESLYIHNIRDMKVLHTIRETPPNPSGLCALSISNDNCYLAYPGSATIGEVQVFDTVNLRAANMIPAHDSPLAALAFDASGTKLATASEKGTVIRVFSIPEGQKLFEFRRGVKRCVSICSLAFSMEGLYLSASSNTETVHIFKLETQKEKYVPAEEPTTWGGYLGKVLMVSTTYLPSQVTEMFTQGRAFATVRLPFCGHKNICALAVIQKIPRLLVAAADGYLYLYNLDPQEGGECTLMKQHRRQR; the protein is encoded by the exons ATGAACTTGGCCAGTCAAAGCGGGGATGCTGGCGGAAGCCAGCTTCTCTTCGCCAACTTTAACCAGGACAACAC GTCCTTAGCTGTTGGCACCAAATCAGGATACAAGTTTTTCTCCTTGTCCTCTGTGGACAAATTGGAGCAGATATATGAATGTA CGGACACAGAGGATGTGTGTATCGTGGAGCGTCTGTTCTCCAGCAGCCTGGTGGCCATTGTCAGCCTGAAGGCTCCCAGGAAGCTCAAAGTCTGTCACTTCAAGAAGGGAACTGAGATCTGCAACTATTCCTATTCCAACACCATACTGGCCGTCAAGCTCAACAGACAG AGGCTGATAGTGTGTCTGGAGGAGTCGCTTTACATTCACAACATCAGAGACATGAAAGTGCTGCACACTATCAGAGAAACTCCGCCCAACCCATCAG GATTGTGCGCCCTTTCCATCAGCAACGATAACTGCTATCTGGCCTACCCCGGCAGTGCCACGATAGGAGAAGTTCAAGTGTTCGACACGGTCAACCTG CGAGCAGCTAATATGATTCCAGCCCACGACAGCCCATTAGCGGCTCTGGCTTTTGATGCCAGCGGAACCAAACTGGCCACAGCCTCAGAGAAG GGCACAGTCATTCGTGTCTTCTCTATCCCAGAGGGACAGAAGCTCTTTGAGTTTCGAAGAGGAGTCAAGAG GTGTGTGAGCATCTGCTCATTGGCGTTCAGTATGGAAGGCCTGTACCTGTCAGCCTCCAGCAACACAGAGACGGTCCACATCTTCAAATTAGAGACGCAGAAGGAGAAGTATGT gccagCGGAGGAGCCCACCACATGGGGAGGGTACCTTGGCAAGGTCCTGATGGTGTCCACCACCTACCTGCCTTCCCAGGTTACGGAAATGTTCACCCAGGGGCGAGCCTTCGCCACCGTACGTCTGCCCTTCTGTGGACATAAGAACATCTGCGCCTTAGCTGT GATTCAGAAGATTCCCAGGTTGTTGGTGGCAGCGGCTGATGGCTACTTGTATCTGTACAACCTGGATCCACAAGAGGGAGGGGAGTGCACACTTATGAAGCAGCACAG ACGGCAGCGCTGA
- the wipi2 gene encoding WD repeat domain phosphoinositide-interacting protein 2 isoform X1, with protein sequence MNLASQSGDAGGSQLLFANFNQDNTSLAVGTKSGYKFFSLSSVDKLEQIYECTDTEDVCIVERLFSSSLVAIVSLKAPRKLKVCHFKKGTEICNYSYSNTILAVKLNRQRLIVCLEESLYIHNIRDMKVLHTIRETPPNPSGLCALSISNDNCYLAYPGSATIGEVQVFDTVNLRAANMIPAHDSPLAALAFDASGTKLATASEKGTVIRVFSIPEGQKLFEFRRGVKRCVSICSLAFSMEGLYLSASSNTETVHIFKLETQKEKYVPAEEPTTWGGYLGKVLMVSTTYLPSQVTEMFTQGRAFATVRLPFCGHKNICALAVIQKIPRLLVAAADGYLYLYNLDPQEGGECTLMKQHRLDGSAEPSNEILEQGSHDRPLVAQTYSAAVTKGYCEEQGAVGGAGLEDDLNDLRLEEENEQPPLILETD encoded by the exons ATGAACTTGGCCAGTCAAAGCGGGGATGCTGGCGGAAGCCAGCTTCTCTTCGCCAACTTTAACCAGGACAACAC GTCCTTAGCTGTTGGCACCAAATCAGGATACAAGTTTTTCTCCTTGTCCTCTGTGGACAAATTGGAGCAGATATATGAATGTA CGGACACAGAGGATGTGTGTATCGTGGAGCGTCTGTTCTCCAGCAGCCTGGTGGCCATTGTCAGCCTGAAGGCTCCCAGGAAGCTCAAAGTCTGTCACTTCAAGAAGGGAACTGAGATCTGCAACTATTCCTATTCCAACACCATACTGGCCGTCAAGCTCAACAGACAG AGGCTGATAGTGTGTCTGGAGGAGTCGCTTTACATTCACAACATCAGAGACATGAAAGTGCTGCACACTATCAGAGAAACTCCGCCCAACCCATCAG GATTGTGCGCCCTTTCCATCAGCAACGATAACTGCTATCTGGCCTACCCCGGCAGTGCCACGATAGGAGAAGTTCAAGTGTTCGACACGGTCAACCTG CGAGCAGCTAATATGATTCCAGCCCACGACAGCCCATTAGCGGCTCTGGCTTTTGATGCCAGCGGAACCAAACTGGCCACAGCCTCAGAGAAG GGCACAGTCATTCGTGTCTTCTCTATCCCAGAGGGACAGAAGCTCTTTGAGTTTCGAAGAGGAGTCAAGAG GTGTGTGAGCATCTGCTCATTGGCGTTCAGTATGGAAGGCCTGTACCTGTCAGCCTCCAGCAACACAGAGACGGTCCACATCTTCAAATTAGAGACGCAGAAGGAGAAGTATGT gccagCGGAGGAGCCCACCACATGGGGAGGGTACCTTGGCAAGGTCCTGATGGTGTCCACCACCTACCTGCCTTCCCAGGTTACGGAAATGTTCACCCAGGGGCGAGCCTTCGCCACCGTACGTCTGCCCTTCTGTGGACATAAGAACATCTGCGCCTTAGCTGT GATTCAGAAGATTCCCAGGTTGTTGGTGGCAGCGGCTGATGGCTACTTGTATCTGTACAACCTGGATCCACAAGAGGGAGGGGAGTGCACACTTATGAAGCAGCACAG GTTAGACGGCAGCGCTGAGCCATCCAACGAGATCCTTGAGCAGGGGTCACATGACCGCCCACTTGTCGCCCAAACCTACAGTGCTGCTGTCACTAAAG GTTACTGCGAAGAGCAAGGTGCCGTGGGAGGGGCGGGGCTAGAGGATGACCTCAACGACTTGCGCTTAGAGGAAGAGAACGAGCAACCGCCGCTCATCCTTGAAACTGACTGA